The Lates calcarifer isolate ASB-BC8 linkage group LG6, TLL_Latcal_v3, whole genome shotgun sequence genome includes a region encoding these proteins:
- the LOC108877933 gene encoding NACHT, LRR and PYD domains-containing protein 12 isoform X2, protein MSVHGKDEEGRAKSLVSTCLSLKSDHSIDIPLAFKNEPGIFNTTQRKRTSDVIDEQLSCCVLCQEVLRDPVSTSCGHFFCRKCIESCWEPCDSAGDFSCPQCGKRSRKSPELQTPSQTITEPLTGSLQEVLGNHRNSLRKRCEFAIEGTTEAGSRTHLNRIYTELYITEGQCEGVNIQHEVWQLETISKMETLHDTPIKCHDIFKVLPGQKRFIRVALTNGIAGIGKTFSVQKFTLDWAEGLENQDVSLVILLSFRELNLIREKQYSLLRLLHDFDPTLHMVTAEKLAVCKVLLIFDGLDESRLLLDFQNNEVVSDVTQVSSINMLFINLIKGNLLPSALLWITTRPAAANQIPSSYVDRVTEVRGFTDTQKEEYFRRRFTEESVSSRVISHIKASRSLYIMCHIPVFCWITATVLEHMMTTNQKELPKTLTDMYSHFLLVQTKRKKQKYNKQHVMIQQESMQTDREVLLKLGRLAFEHLEKGNIMFYQEDLERCGLDVREALVFSGLCTEIFKRERVLFQKTIYCFVHLSIQEFLAAVYIVHCYLNKSIEVLVTFLGEDWDTNSSDPGLDSFLSRVVDKSLNSGNGHLDLFVRFLHGLLLESNHHLLGGLLGWTASSPESIQRVINNLKKMNAYDISPDRSINIFHCLMEMNDHSVHQEIQEYLQSENRSEKKLTKTHCSALAYMLQMSDKVLDMLDLKKYNTSGDGRRRLLPAVRNCRDARLSGCGLSEQHCKVLSSALMSNPSHLRGLDLSENDYLLDSGVKLLSVGLQSPNCRLEILRLKNCSLSESCCDSLASALKSPSSQLRELDLSNNNYLKDSGVEILSAGLESPHCRLETLRLSCCRLSESCCAHLASAIKSNPSHMRELDLSKNKLKDLGVNRLCAALGNPQCQLKTLRVLEGLRNVGSGSDNQSTS, encoded by the exons ATGAGTGTCCATGGCAAGGATGAGGAGGGTAGAGCAAAGTCTCTAGTATCCACCTGTCTGTCCCTGAAGAGTGATCATTCCATAGACATTCCTCTTGCCTTCAAGAATGAACCTGGAATATTCAACACAAC acagaggaaaaggacTAGTGATGTTATCGACGAGCAGCTgtcatgctgtgttttgtgcCAGGAGGTCCTGAGGGATCCAGTCTCCACCAGCTGTGGACACTTcttctgcaggaaatgcattgAATCATGCTGGGAACCTTGTGATTCAGCAGGAGATTTCTCATGTCCCCAATGTGGTAAACGATCCAGAAAAAGTCCTGAACTGCAGACACCCAGTCAAACCATCACTGAGCCCT TGACTGGCAGTCTGCAAGAGGTTTTAGGTAATCATAGGAACAGTCTAAGAAAGAGATGTGAATTTGCAATAGAAGGAACTACTGAAGCAGGATCTCGAACCCACCTGAATaggatctacactgagctctacatcactGAGGGACAATGCGAAGGAGTTAATATCCAACATGAGGTTTGGCAACTTGAGACAATATCCAAAATGGAGACCCTGCATGACACTCCAATCAAATGCCATGACATCTTTAAGGTCTTACCTGGCCAAAAGAGATTCATCAGAGTAGCTCTGACGAATGGCATTGCTGGCATCGGTAAAACCTTCTCTGTGCAGAAGTTtactctggactgggcagagggcttAGAAAATCAAGATGTCAGCCTGGTGATTCTGCTCTCATTTCGGGAGCTGAACTTGATCAGAGAGAagcagtacagtcttctcaGGCTACTTCACGATTTTGATCCGACACTACACATGGTCACAGCAGAAAAGCTTGCTGTTTGCAAGGTTTTGTTAatctttgacggcctggatgaaagcagacttttGTTGGATTTCCAGAACAATGAGGTTGTGTCAGATGTCACACAGGTATCGTCAATCAACATGTTGTTTATAAATCTCATCAAGGGGAATCTACTTCCCTCAGCTCTCCTTTGGATAACTACaagacctgcagcagccaatcagatcccgTCTTCATAtgttgacagggtaacagaagtacgAGGATTCACGGACACTCAGAAAGAGGAGTACTTCCGGAGGAGATTCACTGAGGAGTCAGTGTCAAGCAGAGTCATCTCCCACATCAAGGCATCCAGGAGCCTCTACATTATGTGTCACATCCCAGTTTTCTGttggatcactgctacagttctggagcatATGATGACTACAAACCAAAAAGAGCTTCCCAagacactgactgacatgtACTCACACTTTCTCTTGGTTCAGAccaagaggaagaaacagaagtATAATAAGCAGCATGTCATGATCCAACAGGAGTCAATGCAGACTGACAGAGAAGTCCTTCTGAAGTTGGGGAGACTTGCATTTGAACATCTGGAAAAAGGGaacatcatgttctaccaaGAGGACTTGGAGCGATGTGGTCTTGATGTCAGAGAGGCCTTAGTTTTCTCAGGACTGTGCacagagatcttcaaaagagagcGTGTTCTCTTTCAGAAAACGATTTACTGCTTTGTTCATTTAAGCATTCAAGAGTTTCTTGCTGCTGTCTACATAGTTCACTGTTACTTGAACAAGAGTATAGAAGTACTGGTGACATTTCTTGGAGAAGACTGGGATACAAACAGCAGTGACCCAGGTCTGGATAGCTTCCTCAGCAGAGTTGTGGACAAATCTCTCAACAGTGGAAATGGCCACCTGGACCTCTTTGTTCGCTTCCTACATGGCCTGCTATTGGAGTCCAACCATCATCTCTTAGGAGGTCTACTGGGCTGGACAGCTAGCAGTCCAGAGAGCATCCAGAGAGTGATCAACAACCTGAAGAAGATGAATGCTTATGATatctctcctgacagaagcatcaacatcttccactgtttGATGGAGATGAATGACCACTCAGTAcatcaggagatccaagagtATCTgcagtcagagaacagatcagagaaGAAACTCACTAAGACTCATTGCTCGGCTCTtgcctacatgctgcagatgtcagacaAGGTTCTAGATATGTTGGATCTGAAGAAGTACAACACGTCAGGTGATGGAAGACGGAGATTGCTCCCAGCTGTCAGAAACTGCAGAGATGCTCG ACTCTCTGGCTGTGGACTCTCTGAGCAGCATTGTAAAGTTCTGTCCTCAGCTCTGATGTCAAACCCCTCTCATCTACGAGGGTTGGATCTGAGTGAAAATGACTATCTGCtggattcaggagtgaagctcCTGTCTGTGGGTTTGCAGAGTCCAAACTGCAGACTGGAGATACTAAG actgaaaaactgcagtttgtcagaaagTTGTTGTGATTCTCTGGCGTCAGCCCTGAAGTCCCCCTCGTCTCaactgagagagctggacctaAGTAACAACAACTATCTGAAGGATTCAGGGGTGGAGATTCTctctgctggactggagagtcctcactgtagactggagactctgag ATTAAGTTGCTGCAGActgtcagagagctgctgtgCACATCTGGCCTCAGCTATCAAGTCCAACCCGTCCCATATGAGAGAACTAGACCTAAGTAAGAACAAACTGAAAGATTTGGGAGTAAATCGACTTTGTGCTGCACTGGGGAATCCTCAATGCCAACTAAAGACTCTGAG AGTTTTAGAGGGTTTGAGAAATGTCGGATCAGGATCGGACAACCAGAGTACATCCTAA